In the genome of Cystobacter fuscus DSM 2262, one region contains:
- a CDS encoding Hsp70 family protein, whose amino-acid sequence MGIVLGIDLGTTNSCMARVDPATGQARVLLNREGERTTPSVVAFDASGRVTVGSAARRQTALHPRDTIFGAKRLVGRRFADPAVQAMRKLLPYEVAADPAGNAAVRVHGQLKSPSEVLSHVLRYLKDSAENNLGQPVDGAVITVPAYFDEVQRQETKLAGERAGLTVHRLLNEPTAAMLACRMDESRAENIAVFDLGGGTFDISLLHVEGEVVQVLATCGDNQLGGDNIDELLVDALRRIFLKQTGQDLGTHPEALWRLKEAAESTKRVLSEREQTALDLPYLTTTSGGEPLHLSLPSFSRTLLENLSQRELERLRGPCEQAMRDAGLALADIHRVVLVGGMTRMPAVRARAERYLGRPGERSVNPDEAVALGAALEADIVAGDSPAAPQVLLLDVLSRSLGIRTEGGRFSVLIPRNTTIPTRETKVFTTTFDQQTHVDLEVYQGESPLVEGNRYLGELRLTELTPAAAGAVRVAVDFTIDADGILQVTAREPATGRKAQATLRPPTAASP is encoded by the coding sequence ATGGGAATCGTTCTCGGAATCGATCTGGGCACGACCAACAGTTGCATGGCCCGGGTGGATCCCGCCACGGGGCAGGCCCGCGTCCTGCTCAACCGCGAGGGCGAGCGCACCACGCCCTCCGTCGTCGCCTTCGACGCCTCGGGCCGGGTGACGGTGGGCAGTGCCGCGCGCCGCCAGACCGCGCTCCACCCGCGCGACACCATCTTCGGCGCCAAGCGCCTCGTGGGCCGGCGCTTCGCGGACCCCGCCGTGCAGGCCATGCGCAAGCTGCTGCCCTACGAGGTGGCCGCCGACCCCGCCGGCAACGCCGCGGTGCGCGTGCATGGCCAGCTCAAGAGCCCCTCCGAGGTGCTCTCCCACGTGCTGCGCTACCTCAAGGACAGCGCCGAGAACAACCTCGGCCAGCCCGTGGACGGCGCCGTCATCACCGTGCCCGCCTACTTCGACGAGGTGCAGCGCCAGGAGACGAAGCTCGCGGGCGAGCGCGCCGGACTCACCGTGCACCGGCTGCTCAACGAGCCCACCGCCGCCATGCTCGCCTGCCGCATGGACGAGTCGCGCGCGGAGAACATCGCCGTGTTCGACCTGGGCGGAGGCACCTTCGACATCTCGCTGCTGCACGTGGAGGGCGAGGTGGTGCAGGTGCTCGCCACCTGCGGCGACAACCAGTTGGGCGGCGACAACATCGACGAGCTGCTCGTGGACGCGCTGCGCCGCATCTTCCTCAAGCAGACCGGCCAGGATCTGGGCACCCACCCCGAGGCACTCTGGCGCCTCAAGGAGGCCGCCGAGTCCACCAAGCGCGTCCTCTCCGAGCGCGAGCAGACGGCGTTGGATCTGCCCTACCTCACCACCACCAGCGGTGGCGAGCCCCTGCACCTGTCCCTGCCCTCCTTCTCGCGCACGCTCCTGGAGAACCTGTCCCAGCGCGAGCTGGAGCGGCTGCGCGGCCCGTGCGAGCAGGCCATGCGCGACGCGGGGCTGGCGCTCGCGGACATCCACCGCGTGGTGCTCGTGGGCGGCATGACGCGCATGCCCGCGGTGCGCGCGCGCGCCGAGCGCTACCTGGGCCGTCCCGGCGAGCGCTCCGTCAACCCCGACGAGGCCGTGGCGCTCGGCGCCGCGCTCGAGGCGGACATCGTCGCCGGGGACTCGCCCGCGGCGCCCCAGGTGCTGCTGCTGGACGTGCTCTCGCGCAGCCTGGGCATCCGCACCGAGGGCGGCCGCTTCAGCGTCCTCATCCCCCGCAACACCACCATCCCCACGCGCGAGACGAAGGTGTTCACCACCACCTTCGATCAACAGACGCACGTGGACCTGGAGGTGTACCAGGGCGAGTCCCCCCTGGTGGAGGGCAACCGCTACCTGGGCGAGCTGCGGCTCACGGAGCTGACGCCCGCGGCGGCCGGAGCGGTGCGCGTGGCGGTGGACTTCACCATCGACGCGGACGGTATCCTCCAGGTGACGGCGCGCGAGCCCGCCACCGGCCGCAAGGCCCAGGCCACGCTGCGTCCCCCCACCGCCGCCTCCCCCTGA
- a CDS encoding J domain-containing protein translates to MSQDAPPDQTPPPNPFTVLGLQGTEDLPAIRKAFLRIAAHSHPDRLRAKSPEEKAQALEVFLVAKKAFETLSQPDKRREWSEKMAPSKLRPSIPVRPGSAPTPAWGVPVYVPSPRPPPDTAAQQLYKLGMLALEAQDYGKALGMFSRAARLLPTPRYQAMELVCRGHQYLSTRFFDRARESFEQALQLHPECREAQVSLELVDKQSGRYLKGR, encoded by the coding sequence ATGTCCCAGGACGCACCCCCGGATCAAACTCCCCCGCCCAACCCCTTCACGGTGCTCGGGCTCCAGGGCACCGAGGACCTGCCCGCCATCCGCAAGGCCTTCCTGCGCATCGCCGCGCACTCGCACCCGGACCGGCTGCGCGCCAAGTCCCCGGAGGAGAAGGCCCAGGCGCTGGAGGTGTTCCTCGTGGCCAAGAAGGCCTTCGAGACGCTGAGCCAGCCGGACAAGCGGCGCGAGTGGAGCGAGAAGATGGCCCCGAGCAAGCTCCGGCCCTCGATTCCGGTGCGCCCCGGCTCCGCGCCCACCCCGGCCTGGGGCGTGCCCGTCTACGTGCCCTCGCCGCGACCGCCGCCGGACACCGCGGCGCAGCAGCTCTACAAGCTGGGGATGCTCGCCCTCGAGGCGCAGGACTACGGCAAGGCGCTCGGCATGTTCTCGCGGGCGGCCCGGCTGCTGCCCACGCCGCGCTACCAGGCCATGGAGTTGGTGTGCCGGGGCCACCAGTACCTGAGCACCCGCTTCTTCGATCGCGCCCGCGAGAGCTTCGAACAGGCCCTGCAACTGCACCCCGAGTGCCGCGAGGCCCAGGTGAGCCTCGAGCTCGTCGACAAGCAGTCCGGCCGCTACCTCAAGGGACGCTAA
- a CDS encoding TonB-dependent receptor yields MTTSLPLRGRALLLALLALAVLPLPALAAGENYGRLSGYVYDPTGTPLSEVPLTLSGPALQQPQERSSGEDGRYEFPLVPPGEGYTLEVKVEGFTPIKLTNISVRLGQTTPVDVKLEVFTETQAVATYEITERVNPIINPDSAETGAVVTAEKAASTPVYNQVQTIAQLVAGVGPGNSPSLRGGLSRWGKFYVDGMDTTDVSDGSITATMNYYAVENFEVITGGLDAQYNALGVVQNIVTKTGSNNWTYDATLVLQPAWSAAKTQYASNQPLNTGNLLNSTTRQAETTFYAPLLAFGGPIVKDRLWFYASGQWNFSMREIPLTIKGQQENRPRDTQTKLARLKLTWQPTSRDRVSFAVNVDNNTITNNIGSATTSPEAESRIDRGGYFLIGNYDHSFSDNVLFQLQTGATYKHAYLGPQNDDMNAISHADENDNFFTTGSSGSLSSSIAGNYSTEDKWRFQFDPTVLVKAGAHQMKGGVQLGYLMGTLNVGTTGNYRYTDKGGICNPEDPSTFGYCNTRAAFYGSNDVLGSNTTSGAVAQLGAFVQDRWTVNRQLTLIAGLRADVGRLYGDDGAFVTNLVGIGPRVSATYDLTNDRKTLLKAHYGRSNEVGDVFIAQRANPDIQRYTATFNPAAGAFPDCGPGTPLANNVCTRSGGANGRSFASTHTPTSVDEVSLGLHREVSQGVVLGTDLTYRRYNNMWVDEEINQIWDATGTRVIGNVNGTAGEVFLIHNPDSAWRDYKGVDLWAQGKLGGWDLLASYTLGFNNGTVASYFDGYGSNPRTQYLFEGPTPDDIRHTLKGAINYATSFGLDFGVRMRYLTGTPLWQYQSLTSPNATNLYRSPRGTGYTVNRGLANFNDPSTISELRNPDLFVIDAQARYDVGRLFNIKNKFEITAMVVNVLNNTSTTSIIDQYAASNSNYGLSRGRNGGLQAELLLRFRN; encoded by the coding sequence ATGACGACTTCCCTTCCGCTTCGCGGCCGGGCGCTATTGCTGGCGCTCCTGGCGCTCGCCGTCCTGCCGCTGCCCGCGCTCGCCGCGGGCGAGAACTACGGTCGGCTCTCCGGCTATGTGTACGACCCCACCGGCACCCCGCTGTCCGAGGTGCCCCTGACCCTCAGCGGCCCCGCGCTCCAGCAGCCCCAGGAGCGCAGCAGCGGCGAGGACGGCCGCTACGAGTTCCCCCTGGTGCCCCCCGGCGAAGGCTACACCCTCGAGGTCAAGGTCGAGGGCTTCACCCCCATCAAGCTCACCAACATCTCCGTCCGGCTGGGCCAGACGACACCGGTGGACGTGAAGCTCGAGGTGTTCACCGAGACGCAGGCGGTGGCCACCTATGAAATCACCGAGCGCGTCAATCCCATCATCAACCCGGACTCGGCCGAGACGGGCGCGGTGGTGACGGCGGAGAAGGCCGCGTCCACGCCCGTGTACAACCAGGTGCAGACCATCGCCCAGCTCGTGGCGGGCGTGGGCCCGGGCAACTCCCCGAGCCTGCGTGGCGGCCTGTCGCGCTGGGGCAAGTTCTACGTGGACGGCATGGACACCACGGACGTGTCCGACGGCTCCATCACCGCCACGATGAACTACTACGCGGTGGAGAACTTCGAGGTCATCACCGGTGGCCTGGACGCGCAGTACAACGCGCTGGGCGTGGTGCAGAACATCGTCACCAAGACGGGCTCCAACAACTGGACCTATGACGCGACGCTCGTGCTGCAGCCCGCCTGGAGCGCCGCCAAGACGCAGTACGCCTCCAACCAGCCGCTGAACACCGGCAACCTGCTCAACAGCACCACCCGGCAGGCGGAGACCACGTTCTACGCGCCCCTGCTCGCCTTCGGCGGTCCCATCGTCAAGGACCGGCTGTGGTTCTACGCGAGCGGCCAGTGGAACTTCTCGATGCGAGAGATCCCCCTGACCATCAAGGGCCAGCAGGAGAACCGGCCCCGCGACACCCAGACGAAGCTCGCCCGGCTCAAGCTCACCTGGCAGCCCACGAGCCGTGACCGCGTGTCCTTCGCCGTCAACGTCGACAACAACACCATCACCAACAACATCGGCAGCGCGACGACGTCGCCCGAGGCCGAGTCGCGCATCGACCGCGGCGGCTACTTCCTCATCGGCAACTACGACCACAGCTTCAGCGACAACGTCCTCTTCCAGTTGCAGACGGGCGCCACCTACAAGCACGCGTACCTGGGTCCGCAGAACGATGACATGAACGCCATCTCGCACGCGGACGAGAACGACAACTTCTTCACCACGGGCTCCTCGGGCTCGCTGTCCAGCAGCATCGCGGGCAACTACTCCACCGAGGACAAGTGGCGCTTCCAGTTCGACCCCACCGTGCTCGTCAAGGCGGGCGCGCACCAGATGAAGGGCGGCGTGCAGCTCGGCTACCTGATGGGCACGCTGAACGTGGGCACCACCGGCAACTACCGCTACACGGACAAGGGCGGCATCTGCAACCCGGAGGACCCGAGCACCTTCGGTTATTGCAACACGCGCGCGGCCTTCTACGGCAGCAATGATGTGCTGGGCAGCAACACCACCAGCGGCGCCGTGGCCCAGTTGGGCGCCTTCGTGCAGGACCGCTGGACCGTCAACCGCCAGCTCACGCTGATCGCCGGTCTGCGCGCCGACGTGGGCCGACTCTACGGCGACGATGGCGCCTTCGTCACCAACCTGGTGGGCATCGGCCCGCGCGTGTCGGCGACGTATGACCTCACCAATGACCGCAAGACCCTGCTCAAGGCGCACTACGGCCGCTCCAACGAGGTCGGCGACGTCTTCATCGCGCAGCGCGCCAACCCGGACATCCAGCGCTACACCGCCACCTTCAACCCGGCGGCTGGCGCCTTCCCGGACTGTGGTCCCGGCACGCCCCTGGCCAACAACGTCTGTACCCGGAGCGGTGGTGCCAACGGCCGCTCCTTCGCCAGCACGCACACGCCGACGAGCGTGGACGAGGTGAGCCTGGGTCTGCACCGCGAGGTGAGTCAGGGCGTCGTGCTCGGCACAGACCTCACCTACCGCCGCTATAACAACATGTGGGTGGACGAGGAGATCAACCAGATCTGGGACGCCACTGGCACGCGCGTCATCGGCAACGTGAACGGCACGGCCGGGGAGGTGTTCCTCATCCACAACCCGGACAGCGCGTGGCGCGACTACAAGGGCGTCGACCTGTGGGCGCAGGGCAAGCTGGGCGGGTGGGATCTGCTGGCCAGCTACACCCTGGGCTTCAACAACGGCACCGTGGCCAGCTACTTCGACGGCTACGGCAGCAACCCGCGCACCCAGTACCTCTTCGAGGGCCCGACGCCGGACGACATCCGCCACACGCTCAAGGGCGCCATCAACTACGCGACCTCCTTCGGTCTCGATTTCGGCGTGCGCATGCGCTACCTGACCGGCACGCCGCTGTGGCAGTACCAGTCGCTCACCAGCCCCAACGCCACCAACCTGTACCGCTCGCCGCGCGGCACGGGCTACACGGTCAACCGGGGCCTGGCGAACTTCAACGACCCCTCGACCATCTCCGAGCTGCGCAATCCCGACCTGTTCGTCATCGACGCCCAGGCCCGCTACGACGTGGGCCGCCTGTTCAACATCAAGAACAAGTTCGAGATCACCGCGATGGTGGTGAACGTGCTCAACAACACCAGCACCACCAGCATCATCGACCAGTACGCGGCATCCAACTCCAACTACGGCCTGTCTCGCGGCCGTAACGGTGGCCTCCAGGCGGAGTTGCTGCTGCGCTTCCGCAACTAG
- a CDS encoding PaxA — protein MATPKAKPEEKKEVELTLLRQLPPPPPPPPAGGPRPVVQQQRKPTPRKEVVLRKPEKIEPIKEEPKKPEPEPEPEPEPEPEPTPAAENPAGVAGGVEGGVAGGVVGGTVGGTVGGQLGGTLGGTGEVVKPKNVPPFVIQRDVVRQTPPRLSEVFKQSHRGQGTLTGLYRICVSTEGNVYEVTAVKSVPGADSDIISGIRDGWQYKPQKVPVCFLYNIPITIQ, from the coding sequence ATGGCCACGCCGAAGGCCAAACCGGAGGAGAAGAAGGAGGTGGAGCTGACGTTGTTGCGCCAGTTGCCGCCGCCTCCTCCGCCGCCCCCGGCGGGCGGTCCGCGCCCCGTGGTGCAGCAGCAGCGCAAGCCCACGCCCCGCAAGGAGGTGGTGCTGCGCAAGCCGGAGAAGATCGAGCCGATCAAGGAAGAGCCGAAGAAGCCCGAGCCGGAACCCGAGCCCGAGCCCGAGCCGGAACCCGAGCCCACGCCCGCGGCGGAGAATCCGGCGGGGGTCGCGGGAGGGGTGGAGGGCGGAGTGGCCGGGGGAGTGGTGGGGGGCACGGTCGGTGGGACGGTGGGCGGGCAGCTCGGCGGCACCCTGGGGGGCACGGGCGAGGTGGTGAAGCCCAAGAACGTGCCCCCGTTCGTGATCCAACGTGACGTGGTGCGGCAGACGCCGCCGCGGCTGTCCGAGGTCTTCAAGCAGTCGCACCGCGGCCAGGGCACGCTCACGGGCCTCTACCGCATCTGCGTGTCCACGGAGGGCAATGTCTACGAGGTCACCGCGGTGAAGTCCGTGCCCGGCGCGGACTCGGACATCATCTCCGGCATCCGCGACGGCTGGCAGTACAAGCCGCAGAAGGTGCCGGTGTGCTTCCTCTACAACATCCCCATCACCATCCAGTGA